From Verrucomicrobiota bacterium, one genomic window encodes:
- a CDS encoding FAD-dependent oxidoreductase, with amino-acid sequence MTETFDLIVVGGGRASGLAIAAAQSGLKTVLVERDKLGGACPNRGCVPSKLLIGFAEAANRVREAERVLFAIGRRPNTEALELEKTGLAANEQGFHPVDAHLQTAVDGIFAAGDGNGRYMLQHAAAFEVRYQRHKFIKNSDEPIDEQQIAHAVFSNPEVASVGLTEEQLKDAGTPYVFVFEDWLASARAMAMRIDYPRIKLLVSPADYSILGCHLVGPESCTLMHQVLAVMHLKNDVRELADMIYIHPGLNECILSAAVNAVAKVRKFNQEY; translated from the coding sequence ATGACAGAAACGTTTGATCTCATAGTTGTTGGGGGTGGCCGCGCCTCGGGTCTCGCTATCGCGGCGGCACAATCGGGTTTGAAGACTGTTCTGGTGGAGCGTGACAAGCTTGGTGGGGCTTGTCCGAACCGTGGCTGCGTGCCATCGAAATTGCTTATTGGTTTCGCTGAGGCGGCCAACCGGGTTCGCGAAGCTGAACGCGTGCTTTTCGCGATCGGACGTCGACCAAACACCGAGGCACTTGAACTTGAAAAAACCGGGCTCGCAGCCAACGAGCAAGGGTTCCATCCGGTCGATGCACATTTGCAGACTGCGGTTGACGGAATCTTCGCAGCTGGAGACGGGAATGGACGTTACATGTTGCAACATGCGGCCGCGTTTGAGGTTCGTTATCAGCGGCATAAATTTATCAAAAACAGTGATGAGCCAATCGACGAACAGCAGATTGCCCATGCTGTATTTTCCAATCCGGAAGTCGCCTCAGTTGGGTTGACCGAAGAGCAACTCAAGGATGCTGGCACGCCGTATGTTTTTGTATTCGAAGACTGGCTCGCCAGTGCCCGTGCCATGGCAATGCGGATCGATTATCCACGAATCAAACTGCTCGTTTCCCCGGCGGATTATTCCATACTCGGTTGTCATCTTGTAGGTCCGGAATCCTGTACCTTGATGCATCAAGTGCTTGCCGTTATGCATTTGAAAAACGATGTGCGAGAATTGGCAGACATGATTTACATCCATCCCGGACTGAATGAGTGTATTTTGTCCGCCGCGGTAAATGCGGTCGCCAAAGTGAGGAAGTTTAACCAAGAATATTAA
- a CDS encoding bifunctional methionine sulfoxide reductase B/A protein, translating to MLNWKNVLNFVSNGNPDPDRRVSKTEAEWREILTPEQFQVARLKGTERAFSSGMCELHEPGKYGCLCCNTPLFDSTEKFDSGTGWPSFTQPITDNAIAHHNDGSYGMTRIEVTCNTCDAHLGHVFPDGPEPSGLRYCINAISLTKFESDSKPAPKTKLATFGGGCFWCTEALFQQLRGVVSVTSGYAGGQSANPKYHEVCSGATGHAEVIQVEYNPGEISYADLLKVHFGTHNPTTLNQQGADRGTQYRSIVFYQNDEELEQASAIKDEVAALVENPVVTELAPFETFYPAEDNHQDYYRLNPQGGYCAAVIQPKLKKFRDLFGNLLKADS from the coding sequence ATGCTAAATTGGAAAAACGTTCTCAACTTTGTCAGCAACGGAAACCCTGATCCTGATCGCAGGGTTTCTAAAACGGAAGCGGAATGGCGTGAGATACTCACTCCTGAGCAATTTCAAGTCGCTCGACTTAAAGGGACTGAGCGAGCGTTCAGCTCAGGCATGTGTGAGCTCCATGAGCCTGGAAAGTATGGCTGCCTATGTTGTAACACCCCGCTCTTTGATTCCACAGAGAAGTTTGATAGCGGCACAGGCTGGCCATCTTTCACCCAGCCCATTACCGATAACGCCATCGCGCACCACAACGACGGAAGTTATGGTATGACGCGGATAGAAGTTACCTGTAATACCTGCGACGCTCACCTCGGACATGTGTTTCCAGATGGGCCAGAACCCAGTGGGCTGCGTTATTGCATTAATGCAATTTCGTTGACCAAATTTGAGAGCGATTCGAAACCGGCTCCAAAGACAAAACTGGCCACTTTTGGCGGTGGGTGCTTCTGGTGCACTGAAGCACTTTTTCAACAATTGCGAGGTGTTGTCAGTGTCACCAGTGGTTATGCCGGAGGACAGTCTGCCAACCCTAAATACCACGAGGTATGTTCCGGTGCGACCGGACATGCCGAGGTGATACAAGTGGAATACAATCCGGGCGAAATCTCTTACGCGGATCTTTTAAAGGTCCATTTTGGAACTCATAACCCGACTACTTTGAACCAGCAGGGAGCTGACAGAGGGACACAGTATCGAAGTATAGTTTTTTATCAAAACGACGAAGAACTCGAGCAGGCATCTGCTATTAAGGATGAGGTGGCAGCACTGGTGGAAAATCCGGTTGTAACGGAGTTGGCACCTTTCGAGACATTTTATCCGGCCGAGGATAATCATCAGGACTATTACCGCTTGAATCCACAAGGCGGATACTGTGCCGCGGTGATCCAGCCAAAACTTAAAAAATTCCGCGATCTGTTTGGAAATCTGTTGAAAGCCGACTCATAG
- a CDS encoding NAD-dependent succinate-semialdehyde dehydrogenase, producing the protein MDTYGLYLNGEWVDSEKKLTVIDKGTGEAFAEVATVDRAGIHKAIADAEAARAGWAATTGMARGDLLLKLAAEVSKRAEEIAHDITLENGKPLPQSKGEVGMAIDHIRWFAEEARRSYGRSVPNQTPGKRHLILKHPVGVVGAIAPWNFPLVLSLRKVGPALAAGCPVILKPASATPVCAVKLAQCIEAAGFPKGVFQLVVGKASDIGNEMLENPLCRKISFTGSTEVGKKLIEGAAKTCTRLSLELGGNAPLLVFADADLDKAVDGAIITKFRNSGQSCIASNRIYVERLILDAFVEKFVERTKALKVGYGLEEGVEIGPLIDEAGRGAALQFVEDAKAKGATLLCGGTAVEGRGVFITPAVLVDLPSDARCLTEEIFAPVAPVVPFDTEEEAVALANNTEYGLAAYAFTKDLNRALRLAEQLEAGTVGINESVPATSSCPFGGFKQSGWGRELGSEGIEAYLETKHVSFGGV; encoded by the coding sequence ATGGACACATACGGATTATATTTAAACGGCGAATGGGTCGACAGTGAGAAAAAACTGACCGTTATTGATAAAGGAACAGGCGAAGCGTTCGCCGAAGTAGCCACGGTTGATCGAGCGGGCATTCACAAAGCCATTGCAGACGCCGAAGCAGCTCGCGCCGGTTGGGCAGCTACGACTGGCATGGCCCGAGGTGATCTCCTGTTAAAGCTTGCCGCAGAAGTCAGCAAACGCGCTGAAGAAATTGCCCACGACATAACCCTTGAAAACGGTAAACCACTCCCACAGAGCAAAGGCGAGGTCGGTATGGCAATTGATCATATTCGATGGTTCGCGGAAGAAGCTCGCCGCTCCTATGGGCGTAGTGTGCCAAACCAAACTCCTGGCAAGAGGCATCTTATTCTCAAGCATCCGGTGGGTGTGGTTGGAGCGATCGCTCCGTGGAATTTTCCTCTGGTTTTATCGTTGCGAAAAGTAGGACCTGCCTTAGCCGCCGGATGCCCAGTCATTTTAAAGCCTGCTTCCGCCACGCCGGTTTGCGCAGTCAAGTTGGCTCAGTGTATTGAAGCTGCTGGATTCCCCAAAGGCGTTTTCCAATTGGTCGTTGGTAAGGCCTCGGACATTGGAAATGAAATGCTGGAAAATCCGTTGTGCCGAAAGATTTCTTTCACCGGTTCCACCGAAGTAGGAAAAAAGCTGATCGAAGGAGCAGCGAAAACCTGCACCCGTCTTTCATTGGAACTGGGAGGTAACGCACCTCTCCTGGTGTTCGCCGATGCCGACCTCGACAAAGCGGTCGATGGCGCGATTATCACCAAATTCCGTAACTCCGGCCAATCCTGTATCGCATCGAATCGCATTTATGTGGAGCGACTTATCCTCGACGCCTTTGTAGAAAAATTTGTTGAACGAACCAAGGCCCTGAAAGTTGGTTATGGATTGGAAGAGGGAGTAGAAATTGGACCTTTGATCGATGAAGCTGGACGTGGGGCAGCCTTGCAATTTGTTGAGGATGCAAAAGCCAAAGGCGCAACCTTACTATGCGGAGGAACCGCTGTTGAAGGACGGGGAGTCTTTATAACACCTGCGGTTCTGGTAGACCTTCCATCCGATGCGCGTTGTTTAACAGAAGAAATTTTTGCACCTGTAGCTCCGGTCGTACCCTTCGATACAGAGGAGGAAGCAGTGGCTCTGGCGAACAATACCGAATATGGTTTGGCCGCTTACGCGTTTACAAAGGATTTGAACCGGGCATTGCGTTTAGCCGAGCAACTGGAAGCGGGAACCGTTGGTATCAACGAATCGGTTCCTGCCACGAGCAGTTGTCCCTTTGGTGGCTTTAAGCAAAGTGGCTGGGGACGTGAGTTAGGTTCTGAGGGTATCGAAGCTTACCTTGAAACAAAGCATGTTTCATTTGGTGGCGTGTAA
- a CDS encoding transaldolase, which translates to MKLFLDSAITEEIAHALEAWDMDGLTTNPRHVMVSGKPFRTVIAEIAEMVHGTDKPVSVEVNPHFTKCKEIVDQGRELAALSPNFVIKVGACEGGFTAIRELSKDGIRTNATLIMSVAQAWHAARAGASFISPFLGWKDQFGDSPDTFIGEVRTMLDKFGYPSEIIAAAVRNARQIGDVAIAGAHCITAGVAVYNESFRNPYTTMGEGIFQDAWDKTPEF; encoded by the coding sequence ATGAAGTTATTCCTTGATAGCGCGATTACAGAAGAAATTGCCCATGCTCTCGAAGCTTGGGACATGGATGGACTTACAACCAACCCCAGGCATGTTATGGTGTCAGGTAAACCGTTTCGCACGGTTATCGCCGAGATCGCCGAGATGGTCCATGGCACCGACAAACCAGTAAGTGTAGAAGTAAATCCCCATTTTACTAAGTGTAAGGAAATCGTAGATCAAGGCCGTGAGCTCGCTGCGCTTTCTCCCAATTTTGTCATCAAAGTAGGTGCCTGTGAGGGAGGATTTACCGCCATAAGAGAACTTTCCAAAGATGGCATTCGAACGAACGCCACCTTGATCATGTCCGTTGCCCAGGCATGGCATGCGGCCCGGGCAGGTGCATCCTTTATAAGCCCCTTTCTTGGATGGAAAGATCAGTTCGGTGATTCACCTGATACCTTCATTGGTGAAGTTCGAACCATGCTGGATAAATTCGGATATCCTTCAGAAATCATCGCGGCAGCTGTTCGTAACGCACGACAGATTGGTGATGTGGCAATTGCCGGGGCTCATTGCATAACGGCTGGAGTCGCTGTCTACAACGAGAGCTTCCGGAACCCTTACACAACTATGGGCGAAGGGATTTTTCAAGATGCCTGGGATAAGACGCCCGAATTTTGA